The genome window GTAGCTtttgatttatttcaaaagattttggTTTGTTAGCATTATAAAATTGTGCTCTAGTTATTGTACTGGTGTTGATGTTGTGTTTGCTTGCAGAAAAACTGGTTTTGCTGCATGCAAAGCCCACATGCAGAATCTTGACGAGATTGATCCCTGTATCAGCTAAATAGAGGCGTCATGTGCATAATCAATCCCACATTTTATCTCCCTCTACATAGGAGTTGCAGGGTGGTAGCAGTCACTGCTAGAGTCCATTTTCTGTGCTGCAAACTTTGTTGGTGTAGGGGAAAAGAAGATCAAATACACTGAATTCTCAATATATCTATATGTTATATCTTGTTGGATTATTGTTGGGAGTTAGGTTTTCTGTTAACTTTAGTTTCTTTATTATGTGGTTTGTAGAGCTGTTGTTGATCATCGATCGTTTTTCTTAACATTCACCATTTTATTACTTGCTGGGTCTTTTTGCGCTGTTTGTATTGTGGGATGTGGTGAGCTGTAAGCAATATgctgtatatgaaccttttatGAAACAGTCTCTTGTACTCTTCGTTTTCTTTAGCCTCTCTTTAATTTCCTTGTTGGCCGCACAAATTGTAGAGCGCTGGGTTTGAGCTCATcagtttgtttaatttttttgataatGAAAATATCACCATGTCAGGCTGGAAGACGTTGGCAGATTCTTTACCATTTTTGACGGGTCTATAACGTGGCTATGCATGATAAGCCCCTCACGGCTCCTTTTTCTGTTCCTGAGTTCAGCATTCTGGCAAATTCATGTTCTTCCTCTCGGCctccagccaaaaaaaaaattatcctgTGTTAAGCGGACTTGATTCTGCCCTTCATATGGGCTCTTTGCTCAAAAGATAAGCCTGATAGCTGTTCAAGTTTTCCGTAAATGAGCCTGCTGAATGGTCCAAGCCCGTAAAATTGGGGCCACTTTCTGTCATTTCGTTTGATGGTCTTCCCTGACGAAAAAGTGTCTCAATCAGCCTACAATTTCCATTGACTTCGGCACAGAGCATCGTCGATTCGTGGTATAATTTGCTACTCAACTAGCTGCCGGCTTTTGGAGTTTCTGCAGGGATTAGGTTTATTTAACAAAATTCTTATTTTCGTAAGAAAatgttggcaaaaaaaaaaaaaaaactagctaccacaaacaaaataaattaagCTGCGTGGACTGCAGTATGCATGAGGAACACTTGCAGAGTTCGCGAGACTGAAGAACACTCACGGTTTCACATAAACGTAATAGGAGTTAATCACTTCGCAACCGAGAAAAGTATAGCAACTATAGCAGCAGTTTAAAAGGTAGGAATTATGTTGGTAATAACCCTTGTTTCACATCCCTAATTTAGTTGCAAACCATATTTCCAAAATTGATCTTAAGTACGAAACGAAAGAAAAGCAAAGGCAAAAATAGGGGGGCTATTATTGGCTAACAAATTCTTGTAACTATATATACTTCAGAACAACATGCATGATTCTCAAAATGGGTAAAAGAAGTCGATGACTATGCTATTACACTGATGCTAACGAGCATCCTGACAAAACTCTGAAACGGCTAAACTCTGGAGATTCCAAGCTTCCGGTCAAATAATCGACGCAAGAGGTAAACTTGTAAAACACTCGCAGCAATCAGAGCCAATGATTCATACATAGCTTTGTGCATAACTTTTTTGCCCATTCCTTCATTCACTGCATGTCCATGGAAGATATCAAGACTATGCTTTATACCAAGTGTCCATTTGTATTGGCATACAAGTTGGAAAGGCACATTAAAGAAACTATTCAACAACGGCATATGACTATTCTATGgaagaaaactataaaaaatatatatatagagagaacAAGAGATTTGCAGTACCTATTGCCTGGCGTTCAGTTTGAGCTTCTAGCCAATGCTGTTCGAATTGAATGTTATATAAAGCCTCCTCTAGCTTGCTAATATGCTCaaacaatggtttgaaatgCTCTGTGAAATTCACAACAGAAGCAGTAAGTTGACTCTCCCAATTTGGATTGAAGAACAAACAGAAGTTAAGAATGATTACAGAATATGCTCACCatcttttgcatgctcatcaTGAAATATAAAATGACCAGCTTGCACATCAAAGTCTACGGTTTCATGATAAGGAGACTTGTTGGTAAAACAGAACTTGTAAACTCCTTCATGGTAAGCCACAAACTCACCCTTCTCACTTGTCTTGTCCCGAAAGTCATGAACTTGTTCGCCAGTTGGTCCCTTTACCTGATATTTCCAGAAAGGAGAGAGAACCAAATTTGTATTGAAACAAAACCAGTGAAACTTGATCTTGCTTTCATCACGACATATTCAACAAAAGAACCCACCACATTGTTCCCTCACATTAATCAATCAACTATCGTGATATCGATGGCTAGTTTTGTGACAAAAGTTTTGGGCGCACCATCAGCAACTGTTAGATGTATTCTCGTAAGAGCCCTAAAGGACTAGCCTGGTGGCAAGAATAAACTTGAATGGCTTCATCTCAAGAAATGAGAATTCTCAGATAAAAGAACCTTTTTGCTTACAGTATCCTGTTCTGAATCCCAGTGGCAAGAGCTTTTGGGGTTTAAACTAACAATTATTTGCCAATCTTCTAGCAACACTTATCTGCTATTATTGACTTTCTAACCAAAGACTCTACACAGGGAAAATTTTGTTCAATCTTGAACACTAACCTGAGAAGATGATGTTAATCGATTACAGACAGGCATGCACATTTACACAAGCAAGAAGGAGTTTATGTTGTATGCTGTTAACAGAGTTTATCATATAGAAAAGCACGTCAAAATACTAACTGATATCTATCTGTGGTCCAAACAAGTAGGAGAATAAACATCTCTCTGGCCCTCATGCTTGCACATGCAACCAGCTGCAGATAGCAATCACCACAATCTATATGGTGCAGAAGCATATAGCCTCATAAGAGCTGTCTGTGTGTTGGACTTGGATAGCAAATAATGTTCTCGAATTTTAACATATCTAAAAGTAAACGAGAAGTTAGATACTTTCAACTCTTTCACTAGGGGAATTTCAAGGGAAATGTTTCATAGCTTCCTCTTATGTGCTGCATTTTCTTAATCAATACTCCAACAACTTGGAGAATGAGCAGCATTACAACTACAAGAAAGACGTAAAATATTAATTCACATTTCCCTACCACCAAAGAATATTTCTCCAGGACGCCTGCACAGACCGTCCTCCATTAACACAAACCATTCTATCTCAGGACAAATTTTAGTAGCAACAATTAGTCTATTTTCAGATAACCAAGTTCAAACTTTGATAAATACTTCTAATAAAGAATCAACATTTAGACCACGCGAACAACAGCCAAGTGGTTAACTTATTAGCATAAACTTAACCTGGAAAACACTAGGTTTTCGATTAAATTGCCTCCCTTaaacgagagagagagggggggggggatggAACAGAGAAGTAAGAGCTAAAATGAAAATAGGAAAGATAGAATTTTTAACCTCAAAAACATAAACATCTCTGCTAGGATACAAATTACAAATTTAAAACGAATAAAGGAAGATGAGAAATACCACAAGATCAACGCCCTCATGACTGAAATGCCACGAACCATCTGACTTAATCACCACAAAAGAATAGTGAACGGTGGCTCCATATTCAACCTTATGGGATATGCATTCTTCTCTGTCTATCACAAATCTAATCCCAAAACAACTACCTAAGCTCGATACAAGCACCACCGTCACGACCCACCaccagattttcatcatcttctGCATTCAGTTCATCAAAATCCAATCTTTTAATTCCTATCAATAATACCTACCCGaagaagaaatcaaacaaaGGGAACAGAATATTACCGTGTTTGGAATCTTAGTGCTACAGATTAACCAATTGCAGCTGCTGTTTTAACAAGattaagactttttttttctttggttttttattttcttttccactGTTTCAACCTTTTTTCTGGGCGGAGGCGTGGAGTTGGGGGGATTGGGACTTGGACTTTGTGAAATGTACTTCGGTTTGGTGATCTAGGCTGAAGGAGATTTGATGCTATGCTTAGGATGCACCATAAGTACGATGGTTACTCGGGATACGTGGTTTTTGCAGAGACTACCAATCAGATTTTTCCACGTGGAAAAGGATAATATTAGTAAGTAGTACATTACTCTTACAATAAAGACAGAGAGAAGGAATTAATTGCAAaatagaaataataataatatcacTTAGCGGCTTTTACGTCATAATGAATTCTCACATTATTATGCTACTTCACAGATTGAAGACTTGTTCAGAAAATGCATTTGActttttgtttgatttgtttTACATTGAAGACTTTTTTCAGTGTGACGtgtttttctgttcttttcttgATTTGCCAAACTAGAATGACGTCGTCAACTCACAGCGAGAAGcaagaattcttttttttttttttcctttttt of Coffea arabica cultivar ET-39 chromosome 5c, Coffea Arabica ET-39 HiFi, whole genome shotgun sequence contains these proteins:
- the LOC113690929 gene encoding transmembrane emp24 domain-containing protein p24beta2 isoform X1, with the translated sequence MMKIWWWVVTVVLVSSLGSCFGIRFVIDREECISHKVEYGATVHYSFVVIKSDGSWHFSHEGVDLVVKGPTGEQVHDFRDKTSEKGEFVAYHEGVYKFCFTNKSPYHETVDFDVQAGHFIFHDEHAKDEHFKPLFEHISKLEEALYNIQFEQHWLEAQTERQAIVNEGMGKKVMHKAMYESLALIAASVLQVYLLRRLFDRKLGISRV